A window of Sulfurimonas sp. C5 contains these coding sequences:
- a CDS encoding CusA/CzcA family heavy metal efflux RND transporter: protein MIEKLIGIALQQRVLALIIALALAVGGVFSYSKLTIDAFPDVSTTQVKIIIKSPGMTPKEIEQQITIPIELEMQGIPHQKIVRSISKYALADITIDFEEGTDLYWARDRVYQRFNNIKNSLPATMSGGIAPVTTPLGEILMFTIESDTLSLMEKRTLLDWVIRPSLRNIEGVADVNALGGEVQTFRIKPDFAAMASLGLTLENIENKIEKNNANFGAGRIERGDEALLVRLPGSMKNSDSLSNLVIRVDENGAIVRLKDIAQVATDKLTRYGYVTKDGKGEAVEGLVLGLKGADASRVTSQVKQRLDELESNLPEGTKIKIFYDRKDLISKAVNMVQKSLTEAIILVLIILFLFLGSFVSAITVALILPLSILSAFICMYYFGISVNLMSLGGIAIAIGMIVDSGVVLVENVIARLSEERNESRLHTIYVAAKEVSTPIISGVFIIIIVFTPLLMLQGLGGKLFAPVALSIVFTLASAIFLALFVIPTIASFLIRKVSHEETWLMKHLIKWYEPLLHKAFKAEKFIYTLLAVLLVGTFFAFSTIGKTFMPTMDEGNIVIGVETPPSINIPAGITLATEIQKKLMQEIPEIKSIIARTGSDEIGLDPMGLNDTDTFLVFKPKEEWRKQDVEWLKEQMRKTLEEIQGIEYGFTQPIEMRTSEMLTGARGDVVIKVFGEEIDKLNELGTKIKEITQHTQGSEDVYMRQNEGAAYQELRFNEEKLGNYGLDKSDVAHLLQAAVSGVEVGTIYQGMKQFSIVVKGDYKTTNLDEIYLVGSMGEAVSLLEVVDIVRSSGPVEIKHEKARRFVSIQTNVSGTDLVTFVDNLKANIAKDVELPSGYSLTFGGEFKNQQATMSRLSLVVPIALVLIFMTLYMTFKSIVQSIIIFTTIPLAMMGGIFGLYLTNSYLSVPASVGFIALLGIAVLNGVVMVSYFNELAQTMNIKDVVIQGAKRRLRPVLMTATIAALSLVPMLFATGPGSEIQKPLAIVVIFGLISSTALTLVLLPMLYKRFIKENNDINLS from the coding sequence ATGATTGAAAAACTCATTGGAATAGCTTTACAACAAAGAGTACTTGCACTAATTATTGCTTTAGCTCTTGCTGTTGGCGGTGTGTTTTCGTACTCTAAATTAACGATTGATGCTTTTCCTGACGTATCTACTACACAGGTAAAGATTATTATCAAATCGCCCGGGATGACGCCAAAAGAGATTGAACAGCAGATTACGATTCCTATTGAATTAGAGATGCAGGGGATTCCTCACCAAAAGATAGTACGTTCTATATCTAAATATGCTTTAGCAGATATTACGATCGACTTTGAAGAGGGTACTGATCTGTATTGGGCAAGAGACAGGGTATATCAAAGGTTCAATAATATTAAAAACTCGCTGCCGGCAACAATGAGCGGAGGTATTGCCCCTGTTACAACACCTCTGGGTGAAATTTTAATGTTTACTATTGAGTCGGACACATTGTCTTTAATGGAGAAGCGTACGCTGCTTGACTGGGTTATTCGTCCAAGCCTTAGAAACATAGAGGGTGTAGCAGATGTAAATGCACTTGGCGGGGAAGTACAAACATTCAGAATTAAACCGGATTTTGCGGCGATGGCATCGCTTGGACTTACTTTAGAAAATATAGAAAATAAGATTGAGAAAAACAATGCCAATTTTGGAGCAGGAAGAATTGAGCGTGGAGATGAAGCATTGCTAGTGAGACTTCCTGGAAGTATGAAAAACAGTGATTCTCTTTCAAACTTAGTGATCAGAGTTGACGAAAACGGTGCGATAGTCCGCTTAAAAGATATAGCACAAGTAGCAACTGATAAGCTTACACGCTACGGGTATGTGACAAAAGACGGTAAGGGTGAAGCAGTAGAGGGTCTTGTTCTCGGACTTAAAGGTGCAGATGCATCACGTGTAACATCGCAAGTTAAACAGCGTTTGGATGAACTCGAGAGCAATTTACCGGAGGGGACAAAGATCAAGATCTTTTACGATAGAAAAGATCTCATCTCAAAAGCAGTAAATATGGTACAAAAATCTCTTACCGAAGCGATTATTCTTGTATTAATAATACTATTTTTATTTTTAGGAAGTTTTGTTTCTGCGATTACTGTTGCATTGATTTTGCCGCTTTCAATATTAAGTGCATTTATTTGTATGTACTATTTTGGTATCAGTGTGAATTTGATGAGTCTCGGAGGTATTGCCATTGCGATCGGGATGATAGTTGATTCCGGTGTTGTACTTGTAGAGAATGTTATAGCAAGACTTTCTGAAGAGAGAAATGAAAGTAGATTACATACGATCTATGTTGCTGCAAAAGAGGTAAGCACGCCTATTATTTCGGGTGTGTTTATTATTATCATTGTGTTTACACCGCTATTGATGCTGCAAGGTTTAGGGGGAAAACTTTTTGCTCCGGTTGCTCTGAGTATTGTGTTTACACTTGCCTCGGCAATCTTTTTGGCACTTTTTGTTATTCCGACAATTGCATCGTTTTTAATTAGGAAAGTATCTCACGAAGAGACATGGTTAATGAAACATTTAATCAAGTGGTATGAACCGCTATTACATAAAGCATTTAAAGCTGAAAAGTTTATTTATACACTTTTAGCTGTTTTACTAGTAGGGACATTTTTTGCATTTTCAACTATCGGTAAAACGTTTATGCCGACAATGGATGAAGGGAATATTGTTATCGGTGTTGAAACACCGCCGTCTATTAATATACCTGCAGGGATAACATTAGCTACGGAGATACAAAAAAAACTGATGCAGGAAATTCCGGAAATCAAATCGATTATTGCCAGAACAGGTTCGGATGAGATTGGACTAGATCCGATGGGGTTAAATGATACAGATACATTCTTGGTTTTTAAACCTAAAGAAGAGTGGAGAAAACAAGACGTAGAATGGCTTAAAGAGCAGATGAGGAAAACTCTTGAAGAGATCCAGGGGATAGAATACGGCTTTACCCAACCAATCGAGATGAGAACTTCAGAGATGCTTACAGGTGCCCGCGGTGATGTAGTTATTAAAGTATTTGGTGAAGAGATAGATAAACTTAATGAACTGGGAACAAAGATCAAAGAGATTACTCAACACACACAAGGTTCGGAAGATGTTTATATGCGTCAAAATGAGGGTGCTGCATACCAAGAGCTTCGTTTTAATGAAGAAAAACTTGGAAATTACGGACTTGATAAAAGTGATGTGGCTCATCTGCTTCAAGCTGCTGTAAGCGGTGTTGAGGTTGGAACGATTTATCAAGGGATGAAGCAGTTTTCAATTGTTGTCAAAGGGGATTATAAAACGACAAATCTTGATGAGATCTATCTTGTAGGTTCTATGGGGGAAGCAGTTTCTCTTTTAGAAGTTGTAGACATTGTAAGAAGCAGCGGACCTGTTGAGATTAAACATGAAAAAGCGAGACGTTTTGTTTCTATCCAGACAAATGTAAGCGGAACGGACCTGGTTACTTTTGTTGATAATCTTAAAGCAAATATTGCCAAAGATGTGGAATTGCCTTCCGGATATTCTCTGACTTTTGGCGGAGAGTTTAAAAATCAACAGGCTACGATGTCGAGATTATCACTTGTTGTACCGATTGCTCTTGTACTTATTTTTATGACCTTGTATATGACGTTTAAATCAATCGTACAAAGTATAATTATTTTTACGACGATACCTCTTGCTATGATGGGAGGAATATTCGGATTGTATCTGACAAACAGCTACCTTTCGGTTCCGGCTTCAGTAGGTTTTATTGCACTTCTTGGTATTGCTGTTCTTAACGGTGTTGTAATGGTTAGTTATTTTAACGAACTGGCACAAACGATGAATATCAAAGATGTGGTTATTCAAGGGGCAAAAAGAAGACTTCGTCCGGTACTGATGACGGCAACGATTGCAGCGCTTTCACTTGTACCTATGCTTTTTGCAACTGGACCTGGATCTGAGATTCAAAAACCGCTTGCAATAGTTGTTATTTTCGGATTAATCTCATCAACAGCTCTTACTTTGGTGCTTTTACCGATGCTGTATAAAAGATTTATTAAAGAGAATAATGATATAAATCTATCATGA
- a CDS encoding efflux RND transporter periplasmic adaptor subunit, protein MIKIAILNLITLATLFANDLVVAGNDAMIKTTKVKATKSVYLGSYLAQGHLPADATFRIDAPLEGIVETLGVNIYDNVKQGKVIAAIKSPKLLELEAEYINLLIEEEYNQNELKRLKPLYEAAVVAKKQYLMAQNISEKYKTQLKFYRNLLQEWGLSSKQIETITQTKKAITDIKIYAPISGKIADLNIFPKMYLQRGDHMMSVVDTAKTHLELSLPIALAKELHVGSKLFIGESPVEVESIAAKIDPRTQTLAVHLLSKNGMSVLPEEKKNIKLFWPKDAYELPASAIVSVDDKAALFVKVDNGYKLVNVTVLNRDTSKVYVTSQTLHTNDLIVTSGAIALKGAVEAQSND, encoded by the coding sequence ATGATAAAAATAGCAATTTTAAATTTGATAACACTAGCGACATTATTCGCAAATGACTTGGTAGTTGCAGGAAATGACGCAATGATAAAAACAACAAAGGTAAAAGCGACAAAGAGTGTATATCTAGGAAGTTATCTGGCACAGGGACATCTTCCTGCAGATGCTACTTTTAGAATTGATGCACCTTTAGAAGGGATAGTTGAAACTTTAGGTGTGAACATCTATGACAATGTTAAACAAGGGAAAGTTATAGCTGCTATAAAAAGTCCTAAACTACTGGAGCTTGAAGCAGAATATATAAATCTTCTTATTGAAGAGGAGTATAATCAAAACGAACTCAAAAGACTAAAGCCTCTTTACGAAGCAGCAGTTGTTGCAAAAAAACAGTATCTTATGGCACAAAATATTTCTGAAAAATATAAAACACAATTAAAATTTTATAGAAATTTACTGCAAGAATGGGGACTGAGTTCTAAGCAGATAGAAACAATTACGCAGACAAAAAAAGCTATTACAGATATTAAGATATATGCACCGATTTCAGGAAAAATAGCAGATCTAAATATCTTTCCGAAAATGTACTTACAACGCGGAGATCACATGATGAGTGTTGTTGATACTGCTAAAACTCATCTTGAACTTTCATTACCGATAGCTTTAGCAAAAGAGTTACATGTAGGTTCAAAACTTTTTATAGGCGAGTCTCCTGTTGAAGTGGAATCAATTGCGGCAAAGATTGATCCCAGAACACAAACACTGGCTGTACATCTGTTAAGTAAAAACGGTATGAGTGTTTTACCTGAAGAGAAGAAAAATATCAAACTGTTTTGGCCGAAAGACGCATATGAATTACCTGCATCAGCAATTGTAAGTGTAGATGATAAAGCGGCTCTTTTCGTAAAAGTGGATAACGGATATAAACTGGTAAATGTAACAGTTTTAAATAGAGATACAAGTAAAGTATACGTAACATCTCAAACTTTACATACAAATGATCTGATCGTGACAAGCGGTGCTATAGCACTTAAGGGTGCTGTGGAGGCACAAAGCAATGATTGA
- a CDS encoding TolC family protein, translating into MRYILILLLPYIVMAENIEVLYEKVPQSTSYKSKLAILNAEYQSTKVDMSAGGFNVNGGVTYADLKDHSDSGVEYEVAISKEVFINSSKIDNFLQQSDTYKNLQANSLENRYKVKIWQLYGDYCVAMEALQAKAELSSVYDDIKAHMQKGAEYGEFDNSKVVMSTLALESLNLELSKLENLVQMYESQIKVLVDFDGQFECKNLEADIDKLFDPEYSALWPVLETNVQKSDAALKVSQQTFNSVNVEAKYTDELDTNRYMIGLSIPLKFGEKNEAKRAKAMSEMSAANYELESLRNQYRHESSALKSRLDIYKKYLLSSEKIIVAQANQLINQSNMRFMAGEESFLSMIKATETKLKMIETILDLKLQRHNAVAQYMYEYSIDPQGVKK; encoded by the coding sequence ATGAGATATATTCTTATATTGTTACTGCCTTATATAGTTATGGCAGAAAATATTGAGGTACTGTATGAAAAAGTTCCTCAAAGCACAAGTTACAAAAGTAAATTAGCTATATTAAATGCAGAGTATCAATCTACAAAAGTAGATATGTCTGCAGGTGGCTTTAACGTGAACGGCGGAGTAACATACGCTGATCTCAAAGATCATTCAGATTCTGGAGTTGAGTATGAAGTTGCCATTTCAAAAGAAGTTTTTATCAATAGTTCAAAGATAGATAATTTTTTACAACAAAGTGATACATATAAAAATTTGCAAGCTAACAGTTTAGAAAACCGTTACAAAGTAAAGATTTGGCAGTTATACGGGGATTATTGTGTAGCTATGGAAGCACTGCAAGCAAAAGCAGAACTCTCTTCCGTATATGATGACATCAAAGCTCATATGCAAAAAGGTGCAGAGTACGGTGAGTTCGATAATTCTAAAGTTGTTATGTCAACTTTGGCGTTAGAGAGTTTGAATTTAGAACTTTCAAAACTTGAAAATCTGGTACAGATGTATGAGTCTCAAATAAAGGTTCTAGTAGATTTCGACGGGCAGTTCGAATGCAAAAATTTAGAAGCAGATATAGATAAACTGTTTGATCCTGAATATTCGGCCTTATGGCCTGTTTTAGAGACAAATGTACAAAAAAGCGATGCTGCACTAAAAGTAAGCCAGCAAACTTTCAATAGTGTGAACGTAGAAGCAAAATACACAGATGAACTGGATACAAACAGATATATGATTGGACTTTCTATTCCACTCAAGTTCGGTGAAAAAAATGAAGCAAAACGTGCTAAAGCAATGAGCGAAATGAGTGCAGCTAATTATGAACTTGAATCATTACGTAACCAGTACAGACATGAAAGCAGTGCTTTAAAAAGCAGACTTGATATATATAAAAAATATCTTTTAAGCAGCGAAAAAATTATCGTAGCACAAGCAAATCAACTGATTAATCAAAGTAATATGAGATTTATGGCCGGTGAAGAGAGTTTTCTTTCAATGATTAAAGCAACGGAAACAAAACTGAAAATGATTGAGACAATTTTAGATTTGAAGCTGCAAAGACACAATGCAGTTGCACAATATATGTATGAATATTCTATAGATCCACAAGGAGTAAAAAAATGA
- the rmuC gene encoding DNA recombination protein RmuC, with protein sequence MIVSLLTTFFVLFKEKAVTQSLRELLNNTEKEYIALKSTYEAEIKASNEKLNILKSAKEDLSKEFKNLANQIFEDKSKQFSSSNKEQLELLLKPFREQVANFSKQTREQFEVEIKDRHLLKDELSRLKEMNAQLASEALNLTKALKGENKTQGNWGEIVLEKILEQSGLRKGVEYELQATLKNEENKTYRPDVIVHMPGERDIVIDSKVSLVAYERFMSSEDEIEKKQALKEHITSISNHVKQLSQKSYEKLEGVNTLDFVLLFMPIEGAFLLALESDGEFFKNAYDQNILVVSPSTLLVTLRTIEHIWRTQRQEEHALKIAAEAEAMYDKLVLFLEEMNHIGTQIQRTHDSYEKAMNRLSSGRGNVIKRAQNIVALGIKTKKELPISTSEDE encoded by the coding sequence TTGATAGTTTCATTATTGACTACGTTTTTTGTACTTTTTAAAGAGAAAGCAGTAACACAAAGTTTACGAGAATTACTGAATAATACAGAAAAAGAGTATATAGCACTAAAAAGTACTTATGAAGCCGAGATAAAAGCTTCAAACGAAAAACTTAACATCTTAAAGTCGGCAAAAGAGGACCTCTCTAAAGAGTTTAAAAATCTGGCAAATCAGATCTTTGAAGACAAATCAAAACAGTTTAGCAGTTCGAATAAAGAGCAATTGGAACTTTTACTTAAACCGTTTCGAGAGCAGGTGGCAAATTTTTCGAAACAGACGCGTGAGCAGTTTGAAGTAGAAATAAAAGATCGTCACTTATTAAAAGATGAACTCTCGCGTTTAAAAGAGATGAATGCACAACTAGCAAGTGAAGCATTGAATTTGACAAAGGCATTAAAAGGGGAAAATAAGACTCAAGGCAACTGGGGAGAGATAGTGTTAGAAAAAATACTTGAGCAGTCTGGTCTTAGAAAAGGTGTAGAGTACGAGCTTCAAGCTACCTTGAAAAACGAAGAAAATAAAACATACAGACCAGATGTAATCGTACATATGCCTGGTGAAAGAGATATCGTTATAGACTCTAAAGTATCACTCGTTGCATATGAACGTTTTATGAGTAGTGAAGATGAGATTGAAAAAAAGCAAGCACTTAAAGAACATATAACAAGTATTTCTAATCATGTAAAACAGTTGAGTCAAAAAAGTTATGAAAAACTTGAAGGGGTGAATACATTAGATTTCGTATTACTTTTTATGCCGATAGAAGGAGCTTTTTTACTTGCACTAGAGAGTGACGGTGAATTTTTCAAAAATGCGTATGATCAAAATATCCTGGTTGTCTCTCCATCTACACTACTTGTAACACTTAGAACAATAGAGCATATCTGGAGAACTCAAAGACAAGAGGAACACGCTTTGAAAATCGCTGCAGAAGCTGAAGCGATGTATGATAAATTAGTGCTGTTTTTAGAAGAAATGAACCATATAGGCACACAGATTCAAAGAACACATGACTCGTATGAAAAAGCGATGAATCGCTTAAGTTCAGGGCGCGGTAATGTGATTAAACGTGCACAAAATATAGTTGCACTTGGAATAAAAACAAAAAAAGAGCTGCCGATAAGCACAAGTGAAGATGAATAG
- a CDS encoding DEAD/DEAH box helicase, with amino-acid sequence MQDNAQQEEKVLTFDELGLKKEILKSIKFAGFTSPSPIQAQAIPVVLAGRDMVGQAHTGTGKTAAFSLPALNNMKLDGSVELLVITPTRELATQVSDEIFKYGKNLGVRTVTVYGGSSYKRQIDLISRGANVVVATPGRMLDILKKNMLPDFAPSMIVLDEADEMLDMGFLDDITEIFSFMPTDRQTLLFSATMPQPIKNLAHKILENPEFVSITKGETTNADIEQLYYVIDEHERDDAIIRLMDSESTNKSVVFCRTKSEVDRLSNVLSNAGYLANGLHGDMEQRQRETVIKGFKSNSVKVLVATDVAARGIHVNNISHVFNYHIPFDPESYVHRIGRTGRAGTKGKAITLLTPLEFKELQKIKKIVGTSMEHAFVPSKNDLRQTNIDNIVKSIEDQKIYDEAHLILDKLKEDIDEETIMYKLISMILNKQEIKGPSNIGIPADKLEAILDRANRRGGDRNSRGRGGNRRGGHRNSRGRSGGSREGGSRDGGSRGGDSRRRNRNR; translated from the coding sequence ATGCAAGACAATGCACAACAAGAAGAAAAAGTACTAACATTTGATGAGTTAGGCTTAAAAAAAGAGATACTAAAGAGTATCAAGTTTGCAGGGTTTACTAGCCCTTCTCCAATTCAAGCACAAGCAATCCCAGTAGTTTTAGCTGGCCGTGACATGGTAGGTCAGGCACACACTGGTACAGGAAAAACTGCAGCGTTCAGTCTTCCGGCACTTAACAACATGAAACTTGACGGTTCAGTTGAACTTTTAGTTATCACTCCTACTCGTGAATTAGCTACCCAAGTAAGTGACGAAATTTTCAAATACGGTAAAAATCTTGGTGTTAGAACAGTAACTGTATATGGTGGAAGTTCATATAAACGTCAAATTGATCTTATTTCTCGCGGAGCGAATGTTGTAGTTGCTACACCAGGAAGAATGTTAGATATTTTAAAGAAAAACATGTTACCTGATTTTGCTCCAAGCATGATTGTGCTTGACGAAGCTGATGAAATGCTTGATATGGGATTCTTAGATGACATTACTGAAATTTTTTCATTCATGCCTACAGATCGTCAAACATTACTTTTCTCAGCTACTATGCCTCAACCAATCAAAAACCTGGCGCATAAAATCTTAGAAAATCCGGAATTTGTTTCTATCACAAAAGGTGAAACTACAAATGCCGATATTGAACAACTTTATTATGTAATCGATGAGCATGAGCGTGATGATGCGATCATTCGTTTAATGGATAGTGAAAGTACGAATAAGTCTGTAGTATTTTGTAGAACAAAATCTGAAGTAGATAGACTTTCAAACGTACTTTCAAATGCAGGATATTTAGCAAACGGTTTACATGGAGATATGGAACAACGTCAACGTGAAACAGTTATTAAAGGTTTCAAATCTAACTCTGTTAAAGTGTTAGTTGCAACTGACGTTGCGGCACGTGGTATCCATGTTAATAATATCTCTCACGTATTTAACTACCATATTCCGTTTGACCCTGAGTCTTACGTACATAGAATTGGTCGTACAGGTCGTGCAGGTACTAAAGGAAAGGCGATTACACTTTTAACTCCTTTAGAGTTTAAAGAACTGCAAAAGATCAAAAAAATCGTTGGGACTTCAATGGAACATGCTTTTGTACCGAGTAAAAATGATCTTCGTCAAACAAATATTGACAATATCGTAAAAAGCATTGAAGATCAAAAAATCTATGATGAAGCACACCTTATTCTTGATAAACTTAAAGAGGATATTGATGAAGAGACAATTATGTACAAACTCATCTCTATGATCCTTAACAAGCAAGAGATTAAAGGACCTAGCAACATCGGTATCCCTGCAGATAAACTTGAAGCTATTTTAGATCGTGCAAACAGAAGAGGCGGAGATAGAAATTCTAGAGGTCGCGGTGGAAACAGACGTGGTGGCCATAGAAACTCTAGAGGCCGTTCAGGAGGATCTCGTGAAGGTGGATCACGTGATGGTGGTTCTCGCGGCGGAGATTCTAGAAGAAGAAATAGAAACCGCTAA
- a CDS encoding HIT family protein, translating into MLQLTKTDLPMHIIFENQYFYIEKEESQIPWLKVFTQEPHKELSELSAEVRSQLWEIVNIIEKEMIAYYKPTKINIASFANMLPRVHIHVMARFEDDNYYPNPMWGEKLRDNELYLPDEEKFFKRVFTTLQKYVQ; encoded by the coding sequence ATGTTACAATTAACAAAAACGGATCTCCCGATGCATATCATTTTTGAAAATCAATATTTTTACATTGAAAAAGAAGAGAGTCAGATTCCCTGGCTCAAAGTTTTCACTCAAGAACCCCATAAAGAGTTAAGTGAACTTTCTGCTGAAGTCAGAAGCCAATTGTGGGAAATTGTAAATATAATTGAAAAAGAGATGATTGCATACTACAAACCTACAAAAATCAATATTGCATCTTTTGCAAATATGCTTCCTCGCGTACATATCCATGTAATGGCCCGTTTTGAAGACGATAACTACTATCCAAACCCTATGTGGGGTGAAAAATTAAGAGATAATGAATTATATCTTCCCGATGAAGAAAAATTTTTTAAAAGAGTGTTTACTACTTTACAAAAATATGTACAATAA
- a CDS encoding beta-ketoacyl-ACP synthase III, producing MAYAAFRSIGAYVPEKILTNEDLTKIVDTSDEWITKRTGIKERHIAAENEFTSDLGMKAAEKALERSGIDRSEIDMIVCATISPDYFCMPSTATIIATKLGIKNATAFDISAACTGFVYILSIAKAFIEAGMKKNVLIIGAEKLSAITDYTDRGTCILFGDGAGAAVISATDNKEEAIIDVHTGADGEYADLLMTPNGGSGSAHDSLDQEAASCFMQMKGNETFKVAVRTLTQDVKDILETNNIVSEDVIHFVPHQANYRIIKAVGDALKLKDEQVVLTVAKYGNTSGASIPMAINDIYEEGKLQAGELMLLDAFGGGLTWGSALVPFSPLK from the coding sequence ATGGCATACGCTGCATTTCGTTCTATTGGTGCTTATGTTCCAGAAAAAATTTTAACAAACGAAGATTTAACTAAGATTGTTGATACTTCAGATGAATGGATCACAAAAAGAACCGGTATAAAAGAACGCCATATTGCAGCGGAAAATGAGTTTACAAGTGACCTTGGCATGAAAGCTGCAGAAAAAGCATTAGAGAGAAGTGGTATAGACAGATCAGAAATTGATATGATTGTTTGTGCGACTATCTCACCAGATTATTTTTGTATGCCTTCAACAGCTACTATTATCGCTACAAAATTAGGTATTAAAAATGCAACAGCATTTGATATCTCTGCTGCTTGTACAGGATTTGTATATATCCTTTCAATTGCAAAAGCTTTTATTGAAGCTGGTATGAAAAAAAATGTACTAATCATCGGTGCAGAGAAACTTTCAGCTATTACAGATTACACTGATCGTGGAACTTGTATCTTGTTTGGTGACGGTGCAGGGGCTGCTGTTATCTCTGCAACTGATAATAAAGAGGAAGCTATCATCGATGTTCATACTGGTGCTGATGGTGAATATGCTGATTTACTTATGACGCCAAACGGTGGAAGCGGTTCAGCTCACGATTCATTAGATCAAGAAGCTGCTAGCTGTTTCATGCAAATGAAAGGGAATGAAACTTTCAAAGTTGCAGTAAGAACACTTACACAAGATGTAAAAGACATTTTAGAAACAAACAATATCGTAAGTGAAGATGTAATTCACTTTGTGCCGCATCAAGCTAACTACCGTATTATTAAAGCGGTAGGTGATGCGCTGAAGCTAAAAGATGAACAAGTGGTACTTACGGTTGCAAAATACGGAAATACTTCTGGAGCTTCTATCCCTATGGCTATTAATGATATCTATGAAGAGGGTAAACTTCAAGCTGGTGAGTTAATGCTTCTTGATGCTTTTGGCGGCGGATTAACTTGGGGAAGTGCACTGGTTCCTTTTAGCCCGTTAAAATAA